CAGTAATTACTGAGAAAGGAATATTTTACCCGCCCTTCCTGCTGGATGAAGTACTTGTTTGAGACTGCCTGCTTAAATAACGCAATGTATTCTTTTCAACCCTTCCGAATCCTGGTTGTCAAAATATCTCTCTGCTGGATTTATATATCAGAAATGTAAATTATGTGATTACTAAAGTTAACAGGAAATTTAACAGTTATGTTAAATTTTCCAGATTTCGATTGCGAATTTCCAGATAATTATTTTATCATTCACCAGGGCAATCTTTTACAGGCAGATATATAGCAATGGAATTCATATTCAATTAAAGAAACTATTCTAATAAATGCGTTCACAGGTGTTAATATATGGCTAAAAAATCAGGTACCGGGCTTCAGTCCTCTGCAGGGCTCATGCGCTACTATGAAGCAGATAAAAATGCAATTCAAATCCAGCCCAAAACAGTGCTGATTGTCGGCGCCATTACCGGTATAGCAGTATTATTCTTAAGTGCTGTAAACGGCGTCTGGCCGTAACTGGAATTTCTTCGGCAGGGTTCCCTTGAGCAGGCAGGATTCAGGGAAAAAGGCAAGCAAATACAGGGCTTCTTCAAGGATCAGAGCCTCTAAACCCGCAGTTCTTCTTCTGGGTTTTCTTTTTATACTTGTGGGTATTTTTGGAATTCTGTATAACCCATCAGGCTCAGCAGACGCTGAAGCTTCCTGGGAGGTCTCGGAAGCAGGCATCCTAACTTTTCCAGATCGAGAGGTGCCAGTTTTTTCAGTTAAGGAAATCGAAGATACGTACGCCCCTGAAAATCCGGATACTTTAAAACTGCTGTCTTTTGAAAGCCGTGGGCAAAGAATCCAGGCTCTCTTAAGAATTCCTGCAAACTCCTCCTCTTCTCCGGGTCTTGTCCTGCTGCCTGGGGCAGGGATTAGCAAAGAAGCCGAGCAGGGTCTGGCTGTGGAACTCTCTAAAATGGGGTATGCGACTCTCACTCCTGACCAGCGTAACCTAGGCAGCATAAACATAGAAAGAGATTTTGAATTTTTCAAAGCCGGTCTTGAGCCTCTCGAATATACCATGGTTTACGATGCCCTTAAAGCCTCAGACGTGCTTGCAGCCCAGCCTGAAGTTGATCCTGAAAGGCTTGCAATTCTCGGGGAAAGTAACGGCGGAAGAATTGCAGTTCTTGCCTGTGCCCTTAACCCTTCCCTTAAAGGAGTTATCGCGATCAGCACCGCCGGCTACGGCACTGAGAACCCCGATTCTGCACTTACAAACGATCCCGAAACTTACCGTTTTTATCGCTCAATCGACCCTAACACCTATCTTGAAACCCTGCCGTCTGCAAAATTCGTGCAGATTCATTCTTTTAATGATACCGTAATCTCTCACGATCAGGCGCTCCGAACCTTTGCCCTTGCAAAAGAGCCAAAAGCGATGTATAACGTCACTGAGGCAGCCCACGGATATACGGGCTCAATGCGTCCCTATCTTGAAAAAGAACTCGCTCTTATTTTGAAGTAAAGGATATGGGCTTAATACCCAGCCGAAATTAGTGAAATAAAGTGTCTTGTATATGAAAAATGTTTTGAGTACGAAAACTTCTCAGCCGCTCTTAAGCCTGCGGGAAATTCATGGAATTGGTGAACGGGTAGCTGACAAGCTGATTGAGCATTTCGGAACTGAAGATGCGGCTCTTCAGGCTATTTGCGAGGGGGATATAGCTTCGCTTTCGGAAATCAATGGAATTAGCCATAATTTCGCCCTCTCCCTTGCAAGAGAAGCCAGATCAAGAACCGAGGGCTGTTCAATTTCTGATTTTCTCAAAACAAAAGAAGCCCTGGAACTTTATTCACGCCTGCTTGAGTTGATAAAGAGTTTTGCCCATACCACACATTCCAGGGACAGGTTGAACCTTTTTTACCCTTTACCTGCTTCGCGCATGGATCTGATACAGAAAAGGCAGGCTTTCATAGGAGAGTATCTTGAACTGGGAGAGGCTTTTTCTGAGAATTCCGAATTTCTGGACTTGCTTTCCAGGGTGAGAAAACTTAAACCGGTGCCGGCAAACCTCAGGGTCAGAGACCGGATAATTCTTTGCGGAGATCCAAAAATCCTGGAAGCAGCCAGAGAAAAGTTCCAGCCTTTTTTGCCTGTGCAGGGCGTAGAAGACTTCTCGGAGTTCGTAGATCTCGCAAGGGGCTACTCCAGTGTTATTGTTTTTGATGATACCTATCTTGGCTTTGACCTGCCTGAAGGCATTGAACCTGAGTATTTCCAGGACATCTCCAGGGCTGAATTCTGTCAGGTTTTGCCTGAAAAGGAACTGTCATTTTTTGCGCGGAATCTTTATTGCATCCGCGCCTGTTTGAATATAGTCTCGGCTCTACGCTCCCAGGGGTTCGGATTCTTTGAGGGATTCTCGGAAGAGAAGCTTGGCATACTCAATGCAGCTCTTTCAAAGCTCGGAGAAGATGGAAAGCCTGTTGAAGGTTTTGATCCTGAAATTGATAGGCTTGGGGCAGCTCTGCAAAACCTTGACTCTGTATTGACTTCGGCTCTGAATGAAGCTAACCAGCGCATGAACCGAACCCTTGAGGCAAGTTCGCTTACCCTGAGCGGGCAGGAACTCATCAAGCTTGTAAGCGGGGGAATGGAGATTAAAGACCTGCTTGCAAAAGAACTCGATAGGATTTATAAAACTGAGATTAAAGCTGTAAAAGAAGAGATCGCTGACAAGCTTGGGCTTCAGAAGCAGGAAAAATTAATGCTTGAGAGTCTTTTTCCTGATGAGATTTCCTATCCTCTGAGTGTGGACCAGTCACAGCTCCAGCTTCTCAGGCAAAAGCTGAACAATAGCCTTGAAAAAACAAGGCTTGCCCGAAAAAGAGAGCTTGCAAAAACGCTCTCAGCCTTTCACCAGCCAGTAGAACAACTTGTTAAAGAAATTCTAGATTTCGATTTGGGGTTCTCAATAGCATGTTTTTCGGCAAAATTCCAATTGAAGGTGCCGAAACTGATTCGTGAAACAGGAATAGGTTTTGAAGCTGGGGAAAACCTCTTTTTAAAAGCCCGTCATGGAGAAATCGATCCTGTGAGTTATTCCATTGGAAAAACCAGTTTTTCTCCTGCTGGTCTTGAAAACAGGGTTGTGCTTCTGAGCGGGGTGAATTCCGGGGGCAAGACTTCCCTGCTTGAACTCATTGCCCAGTGCGTAATCCTTGGATACATGGGCTTTCCGGTTCCTGCAAAAGAACTTGAACTCGGACCTGTTGAGGAATTTTACTACTTCGGAAAATCAAAAGGAACCCTGGATGCAGGAGCTTTTGAAACTACCCTTAAACAGTTCTCGATGCTTTCCGAAGTTTCGGGAAAACTGGTGCTTGCGGACGAACTGGAATCAATTACTGAGCCTGGAGCTTCTGCACGGATTATAGCAGGAATCCTGGAATACCTTTACAGAAATGAACAGAGTTTGGGAATTTTTGTTTCCCACCTGTCAGAGCTTATCCTTGAAAACACCGGGGCAGAGGTAAGGGTAGATGGAATCGAAGCCGATGGTCTGGATTCCAATCTGGAACTCATAGTTAACCGTAACCCTGTATACAATCGCATTGCTCGAAGCACTCCCGAGTTGATTGTGGAACGACTGCTCAGAAAAACCACCGGAAAAGAGCAGGAGTTTTATTCACATTTAAAGAATAAATTTAGAACTGGCACAAAAATGGACTCCTAAGTAAATTTGAAATATATCCTAAAATATATTAAAAGAGACTTTCTATGGGAGTTTCCAGTTCTTTATTATAATCTTCCAGTAATTTTTTCCTTTTAACGCAGAGTCTCTTTTTTGTCTTTGTCAATAATCGATCTTAAGAGATAATGTTATAAATCTTTAGTACTATATATTAATAAATAGTAGTGAGTTGGCGGAGATTCCGTAGAGTCCTGAAAGTCCGGTTGATACTAATTTGCACAGGCATTGGTGTCAATGCATCTCCAATAGCCTAATATGGAGATTGCCTTCCCACTAAGCAGAGAATTCAAAACTCCAATCGGCTAAAAGGTTGAATAATTAAGGAAAAATTTGTATGAGGCTTCTCATTATTTAAGTTCACCCGGGGGCTATCTCCTTTTCAACCCAGTAAATCCGGGTGACAATAAGATAATGAAATCAAATTATGAAATGCAGAGATTCTCTCTTCAAGTCTTCTATGGTTTTTTAAGACAGATCTAAAGAAGTGCAGAACCCAGGCCACGCGTGATAGTAATGGAGCGGAACTTCCCCATTCAGTGTGCAGATTCTGATAGGCTGGTTATGGATAACGTTGAAGGAGCTCGGGCAGAAGTTTCTCGCATGCCTGACCTCAGTGACCCGTGCTTATATACGGACCGGGAATACAGCTGGCTCCAATTCAATAACAGGGTACTTGAAGAAGCTTTTGACGAGCGCAATCCCCTACTTGAAAGAGTCAAGTTTCTTTCGATTTTTGGAAGTAATCTTGATGAGTTTTTCATGGTCAGGGTTCCAGGCGTCCTGAAAAGAATAGCTGAAGCTCTAAAAGATGACAGGACAGACGAGCAGGCACAGGAACAGCTTCGTATTATCAGGCAAGAGCTTCTCAGGCAGCTTCCTCTCGTTGATAAATGCTGGAATGAGATCCTTGAACCTGCTCTCAGGGAAAAAGGAATTAAAGTTCTTAATTACTTTGAGCTTTCAGGGAAGGAAAGAGAAAAGCTTAGAGACCATTTCGAGAGAAATATTTTCCCTCTACTCACTCCTCTAGGCTTTGATTCAGGACGTCCTTTCCCTCATATTTCCAACCTCAGCCTTAACCTTGCAGTACTGATTGATGACCCTGATTATGGGGAACGCTTTGCAAGGGTCAAGATCCCTCCAATGTTCACGAGACTTGTAGTCGTTCCTGAGGATGACCAGGAGAGAATAACCTCCAATCTGGAGGAACTGAAAACAGGACGTTTTGTCTGGCTCGAACAGCTTATAGCTGCAAATCTTGACCTCCTGTTTCCCGGACAGCATATTCTCGGAGCCTACCCATTCAGGATCACACGCGATGCAGATCTCGGTTTTGATGAAGATGGGGACAAAGATCTTATGACAGCTGTAAAACAAAGAGTCGGCAGGAACTACTTTGGATCGGCTGTCAGACTTGAGACCGATTATACGATGCCTCCGAAAGTTTCGGATATTCTTCTTAAAAACCTGAACCTTACTGCTTCCCTTATGTTCAGGTCTGCAGCTCCTCTGGGGCTTTCAAGTCTCATTAAACTTGCACAGATTAACCGCCCTGAGCTTAAATATGAGCCCTTCGAGCCGAAAAAACACTCTCAACTGGCGAAAAGAGAGGAAATTTTTTCAGTTCTCAAAAAGCGAGACATTCTGCTTTACCATCCCTATGATAGCTTCGAATCGGTAATTGACTTTGTGGAGGAGGCTGCCGACGATCCTGATGTTCTGGCGATCAAAATGACCCTTTACAGGGTGGATGACAATTCCAGAATTGTCCAGGCTCTTATGAGAGCAGCTGACCGGAGGAAGCAGGTAGCGGCTCTGGTTGAGCTTAAAGCCCGCTTTGATGAGGAAAACAATATAGGCTGGGCAAAAGAACTCGAACGCAAAGGGGTTCATGTAGTTTACGGTTTTCCGGGGCGCAAGACTCATGCCAAGATGTGCCTTGTGGTGAGAGCCGAAGAGGAAGGCATCAGATATTACGTGCATATGAGCACAGGAAACTATAACGCTGTCACAGGAAAGCTCTATACCGATATTGGTTACCTGACAAGCGATTCACTCATAGGCAAGGATATATCTGACCTTTTCAATGCCCTTACTGGATATTCGAGAAAAGACCATTATATCAAACTCCTTGTAGCCCCCCAGACTCTCAGGCATCAGATCCTGGAGCGTATCAGGCGTGAAATTGACCTGCATGAGAAATATGGAAACGGACACCTTATCTTCAAAATGAATTCCCTTGTGGACTACCAGTGTATCCGGGAACTCTACAGGGCTTCCAGAGCCGGAGTAAAGGTAGACCTTATTGTCAGGGGAATCTGCTGCCTCAAACCAGGTATCTACGGGCTCAGTGAAAATATCAGGGTTACTTCGATAGTTGGGCGCTTCCTTGAACACTCCAGGATTTACTATTTCAGAAATGGCGGAAAAGAAGAAGTCTTTATTGGAAGCGCCGACCTTATGCCGCGCAACCTGGACAACAGGGTAGAAGTGCTCTTCCCGGCATCTCCAGAATACATCCCCATCCTGAGAGATGTGATTCTTGGCACCCACCTCAAAGACAATGTAAAAGCCCGCCTTCTGCTTCCGGACGGCAGGACTGAAAGGATTTATCCGCAGCCCGACGAAGAAGAACTGGATTCTCAGTTGTGGATGCTTGAGAACAGCAGAAGCTGGGATTTAAGTTCTAGGAAAGAGTGAAGAGGGAGATCCCTATTTCTTTTTTTTTAAAAATTTTTAGTGAAAAAAGATTATTTTGCTATGGGATGAGGCTTTAAAATATATTTGTTGTAGAAAAGTTGTCAAAAAACTAAGCATAATGTCTTTTTATTTTTCTTAGACATTGAATGTGCTTGTTTTCTTATATTAAAGACTCACCCCAATCGCAGATAAGAGCTTATTTACTTGCAGGTATCAAGAAGACCTCTCTTTTTACCTCCCCTGCTTTCAGAGGGGTGTATTGGTTCAACTTTAGCTTCTTCTTCCTTCGGTTCTGCCTTCTTTTCTTCATTATGATGGGTCATAGATTCAACTCCTAAATCAATTTCAACTTCTAAATCAATTGTATTTTTAAACAGTTTTCCTGGATTTTCTTTTTTGTTCAAAAATCCTTTAACATTTAAAGGATTTCTAATTTTTACGTCATATCCAGATTACTTCTGCCAACGTCTTTTTTACTGGAACTAATGAAAGATTTATGTCCTTACCAGTCAGCAAATAGTGTTCTGCCTGGTTTCTTTCTTTTTGCAATAATAAATCTTTAAATCCAAAGATTCTATTCTTAGATACATCGATAGTTTTTTTCATCCCTCCATTTACTAATAAGAAATCAACTGAAATAAATTTGAAATACATAACTATCAAAAGATTCGAGAAAGCCTGGAAGATTTACTGTTATATTTTTTAGATTAGAACATCTTCCAGGCAACTCTTTATTCACATACCCTACCGGTCACTTTCCTATTGGTGTTGATCCATCCTTTTCCTTAGCGGTCTGTGCATCCGCTTTGATTCGCTCGTTTAGGTCTCCTCTCTTATTTTCGTGGGGTTGCAATCTATAATTATCTCTAAACTTATTTAAAATAAATTATATGAAAAATTGGCTGTGAGCAAATAATATTCAGATTTAAAATGTTATCTCATCAAGCAATATTTTAAATATTAACTTAATTCAGATTCTCTTAAATATTTGATTCCATTTCAGATCTTAATTCCAGTCTTAACGCCCACACATCTGGCTTTCTCTGGAAAACATTCCAAAAAGTAATCTCAGCAGAGCTTCCATGATTAAAACAATGAGTCTATATTTTCCATTACAAGGGACTTAGTTTCTTTATAAAGAACTACAGAAAAAGTCTGAAGATTAGCTTTCCTTCTTAAAGCCCTTTTTTTATTAAGTGTATAAATAAGCAACCTATCCAATACATAGAATTATTTGTGCAGAAATAACAACAGCTACAAACTTCCAATACACTACCAAATAACCTAAAATAGAATAAAAATATGAACTAGTAATGTGAAGCTTATTTTGAGTTTCTCGACTCCTTCGAGAAAAACGAGAGGCAGGGCTTTCAGGTGGTAATAATGAAACCCGAGAAAATTTCCGAAGGCAGAGTTGTTGCATTTATTGATATAGGCACTAATTCGATCCGGCTTCTTCTGGTACGTATCAATCCCAATGGGTCTTACCTTCCCCTAACCAAGCAGAAGGAAACAGTCAGGCTTGGGGATCAGGGATTCATAGATCGGATTCTGCAGCCTAAAGCGATAGAACGCGCAGTTATTGTCTGCAAAAAGTTTGTGGAGCTTGCCAGGGCTTACAGGGCAGAGGAGATTATAGCTGTGGCAACTTCAGCAACGCGGGATGCAAGCAATAAAGTTCAGTTTCTCGAAATGCTGAAAAGGGAGGCAAACCTAGAAGTCTGCCCAATTTCCGGAACAGAAGAAGCTCGCCTAATTTACCTCGGGGTATCAAGCGGGCTCAGACTTGGGAACTCAAAAGCTCTGTTCATAGATATCGGGGGTGGGAGCACTGAATTATCAATAGGGGATCAGACCCGATATTATTTTCTTTACTCCCTTAACCTTGGGTCCATCAGGCTGACAAATATGTTTTTACCGGATGAAACAGGGCCTGTTTCTGAGGAACAATATGAGCGGA
The Methanosarcina thermophila TM-1 genome window above contains:
- a CDS encoding alpha/beta hydrolase family protein; the encoded protein is MSRQDSGKKASKYRASSRIRASKPAVLLLGFLFILVGIFGILYNPSGSADAEASWEVSEAGILTFPDREVPVFSVKEIEDTYAPENPDTLKLLSFESRGQRIQALLRIPANSSSSPGLVLLPGAGISKEAEQGLAVELSKMGYATLTPDQRNLGSINIERDFEFFKAGLEPLEYTMVYDALKASDVLAAQPEVDPERLAILGESNGGRIAVLACALNPSLKGVIAISTAGYGTENPDSALTNDPETYRFYRSIDPNTYLETLPSAKFVQIHSFNDTVISHDQALRTFALAKEPKAMYNVTEAAHGYTGSMRPYLEKELALILK
- a CDS encoding endonuclease MutS2; protein product: MSTKTSQPLLSLREIHGIGERVADKLIEHFGTEDAALQAICEGDIASLSEINGISHNFALSLAREARSRTEGCSISDFLKTKEALELYSRLLELIKSFAHTTHSRDRLNLFYPLPASRMDLIQKRQAFIGEYLELGEAFSENSEFLDLLSRVRKLKPVPANLRVRDRIILCGDPKILEAAREKFQPFLPVQGVEDFSEFVDLARGYSSVIVFDDTYLGFDLPEGIEPEYFQDISRAEFCQVLPEKELSFFARNLYCIRACLNIVSALRSQGFGFFEGFSEEKLGILNAALSKLGEDGKPVEGFDPEIDRLGAALQNLDSVLTSALNEANQRMNRTLEASSLTLSGQELIKLVSGGMEIKDLLAKELDRIYKTEIKAVKEEIADKLGLQKQEKLMLESLFPDEISYPLSVDQSQLQLLRQKLNNSLEKTRLARKRELAKTLSAFHQPVEQLVKEILDFDLGFSIACFSAKFQLKVPKLIRETGIGFEAGENLFLKARHGEIDPVSYSIGKTSFSPAGLENRVVLLSGVNSGGKTSLLELIAQCVILGYMGFPVPAKELELGPVEEFYYFGKSKGTLDAGAFETTLKQFSMLSEVSGKLVLADELESITEPGASARIIAGILEYLYRNEQSLGIFVSHLSELILENTGAEVRVDGIEADGLDSNLELIVNRNPVYNRIARSTPELIVERLLRKTTGKEQEFYSHLKNKFRTGTKMDS
- the ppk1 gene encoding polyphosphate kinase 1, with protein sequence MERNFPIQCADSDRLVMDNVEGARAEVSRMPDLSDPCLYTDREYSWLQFNNRVLEEAFDERNPLLERVKFLSIFGSNLDEFFMVRVPGVLKRIAEALKDDRTDEQAQEQLRIIRQELLRQLPLVDKCWNEILEPALREKGIKVLNYFELSGKEREKLRDHFERNIFPLLTPLGFDSGRPFPHISNLSLNLAVLIDDPDYGERFARVKIPPMFTRLVVVPEDDQERITSNLEELKTGRFVWLEQLIAANLDLLFPGQHILGAYPFRITRDADLGFDEDGDKDLMTAVKQRVGRNYFGSAVRLETDYTMPPKVSDILLKNLNLTASLMFRSAAPLGLSSLIKLAQINRPELKYEPFEPKKHSQLAKREEIFSVLKKRDILLYHPYDSFESVIDFVEEAADDPDVLAIKMTLYRVDDNSRIVQALMRAADRRKQVAALVELKARFDEENNIGWAKELERKGVHVVYGFPGRKTHAKMCLVVRAEEEGIRYYVHMSTGNYNAVTGKLYTDIGYLTSDSLIGKDISDLFNALTGYSRKDHYIKLLVAPQTLRHQILERIRREIDLHEKYGNGHLIFKMNSLVDYQCIRELYRASRAGVKVDLIVRGICCLKPGIYGLSENIRVTSIVGRFLEHSRIYYFRNGGKEEVFIGSADLMPRNLDNRVEVLFPASPEYIPILRDVILGTHLKDNVKARLLLPDGRTERIYPQPDEEELDSQLWMLENSRSWDLSSRKE
- a CDS encoding preprotein translocase subunit Sec61beta: MAKKSGTGLQSSAGLMRYYEADKNAIQIQPKTVLIVGAITGIAVLFLSAVNGVWP